CAACCAGGCGCTGGGCATGCGCCGAGCGGAGCAGGCGCGCCGCTATCTGGTGGACAAGGGCATCGATGCCGGACGCATCGACATGGTGAGCAACGGTGAAGAGAAGCCGGTGTGCACCGAGCACGAAGAGTCGTGCTGGTCGCAGAACCGCCGCGACGAGTTCGTAATCGTGGCCGGTGGCGACAACCTGATGCCGCCGCGGTAACTCGTTACCCGCATGGCAGTTGACGCGCGGGGGGCTCCGGCTCCCCGCGCGTTTGCCTTGCGCACTCGAGTTGCCCGGTGTGATCCGGTAGGGTAGGGTAAAGGGAAGGGGACGGGATCCGGAGGTGCTATGAAGAGACGCACAATGATGCTGTTGGCAGCGGCCGGGACGGCACTGTTCTCGGGGTCGGCGCTGGCCCAGGGGCGCCCGCTGCCGCCACAACCCCCGCCGCCGCGCACGCAGCAAGCCACGGCGGGTGCGGCCATTCCGCCGGCACCTCCGGCTCCGGCCATGCTGGCGCCGCGGGCGTATTATCCGAACGTCTACGGGCAGCCGGCCTTCTACACCTCGGTGCCGGTGACCGTGGCCTCGGACGGGCGGGTGTATGCCAACTTCGGGTTCGGTTACACGCTGGTGCCGCAGCAGTGTTCGGTGCAGCGACTCAGGCAGCGAGGCGATGGCGCGGGTACCGTCCACGGCCAGGTCGTGCAGCCCCACGCGACGCAGCCGGTGCCGCAGGGTGTGACGCCGGCGCCGAACCCGAACGGCACGTCGGCCGCGCAGCCGGAAACCGGTCCGTGCTGGACGCGCGCGCCGAATGGTTTGGTCGTGGTGTACCGCTAGCGCGCCAGGCGACGATCAGCGAACGGTGCGCGGGGCGAGGGCGATCAGCCCTCGCCCTTCTTCACACTGTCGGCGACGGGCTCGAAGATACGGCGCACGCCGCGCCATACCCGCACGAGTGCCTCGTTGCGGCGGTCGAACGTGGTCTCGATGACGCGGCCGGCAGTGACGCTGGCGTGGACGTACCGGCCGTCACCCACGTAGATGGCCACGTGGCTGGCGCCCTGCTTGGAGCGGCCGAAGGTGAGCAGGTCGCCGGGTCTGAGTTCGCTGGTGTCGCGGGGCACCGCCTCGCCGATGCGGGCCTGGAGCCGCGCGGTGCGGGGGGCCGAGATGTCGAGCAGGCCGAGCACGTACTTCACAAGGCCGCTGCAGTCGAAGCCCCGCTCGGGCGACGCACCGCCGCGCACGTAGGGTGTGCCGATCTGGGCGCGGGCGAGGGCAACGATCGAGTCGCGCATCGCGTCGGCCGACGCGGTGAACCGGGCGAAGGGCTTGGGGCCGTCGGTGGTCGCCGCGGCGTCGAGCAGATGACTGAGCTTGGACCCCGGGACCGCGATCGAGGTACGGGACGCAGCCACCGGTTCTGGGTCCTGAGCACGCACCGCCGGCACCCACAGGAGAGCGGCCGCGAGCGCGAGGCTGGCGGCACGCAGCGCGCGCGTGGAGCGAGTGGACGGAGCGAGGTGGATGCGCATGCCAGCGGGACGGAACGTGGCGAAACACGAAGCCAGGGACGGACCTGGCTACGGGAAAGGACAATGAAAGATGGCGCGGTTCGACGCGTGCGGTCAACCGGGGGAGGGAACCTTTGTGCCGGGAGCTACCGGATGCCCAGCGCTTTGTGTGTCTGGAGGCTCAGCCGCCACTGCGGGTGCGCGAGGGAGTAGGCGAGTGCCGCCCGCGTGTTGCCCTCGAGGTGCGGCCCGTCCATCGGCTGCAGCGAGAAGTGCGCGAAGTCGAGTGCCGCGTAACGGTCGGGTTCGCCGCCGGCCTGCGGATACACGAGTTTGAGTTCGTCACCGTGCGTGAGCACGAGGGGGGCGTCGGCTTTGGGGCTCACGCACACCCAGTCGATCCCGGGCGGCGCGAGCAGCGTGCCGTTGGTCTCCACCGCGACCTCGAAGCCGCGGGCGTGCAGGGCGTCGACGAGCGGGGCATCGAGCTGGAGCAGCGGCTCCCCTCCGGTGCATACCACGTAGGGGCGCCCGCGTGCGGCCGCAGTCCGCGGCCACCGGGCGGCGACGGCGCTAGCCAGGGCGTCGGGCGTCTCGAACCGCCCACCGTCGGGCCCGACGCCCACGAACTCGGTGTCGCAGAACTTACATATCGCGGCGGTGCGGTCGGCCTCGCGCCCCGACCAGAGATTGCAGCCGCTGAACCGGCAGAACACGGCGGGGCGGCCGGCGTGGAAGCCCTCGCCCTGCAGGGTGTAGAAGATTTCGCGGACGGTGTACACGAGAGAATATTACGGAGCGCCGGGGTCGAACGGCAGGACGCAGGCTCTCGGCGGACCGCTCCCAGCCTCCGGTTGCGGCGTCATTCGTGGTGTCAACCGCCGGCGTACCGCGCCGGATCCTTCACCCCAGCTTCGGCAAATCCCTTGAGCCGCAGCAGGCAGGCGTCGCAGTGGCCACACGCCGCGCCCAGTGCGTCGGGATCATAGCAACTCGTGGTGAGGGAGTAGTCGACTCCCAACGACCTGCCCAGCCGAATGATGTCGGCCTTTGATAGGTCGATCAGCGGCGTGCTGATGCGGATGGGGGCGGTGCCCTCCACGCCGCTGCGCGTAGCGAGATTCGCCATGCGCTCGTACGCCTCGATGTACTCGGGGCGGCAGTCCGGGTACCCGGAATAGTCCAGCGCGTTGACGCCGATGAAGATCCGGCGGGCGCCGAGCACGTCGGCCCAGGCCAGGGCGAACGAGAGGAAGATCGTATTGCGCGCCGGGACGTACGTGATCGGGATGCCGGCGCCCATCTCGGCGGGTTCGCGGTCCTTGGGCACCGGCTCGGTTCCGGTGAGCGCCGAGCCGCCGAACACCCGCAGGTCGATGTCGGCGATCACGTGCTCGGCCACCGCGTAAGCGGCAGCCACGCGGCGCGCGGCGTCGAGTTCATGCACGTGGCGCTGGCCGTAGCGAAACGAGAGGGCGTACACGGAGTAGCCCTTCGACCTGGCCACGGCCAACACGGTGGTGGAATCGAGACCTCCGCTCAGCAGCAGCACCGCCTTGGCGGGTTCGCTCATACCGGCAGGCTATCGCGTGGCCGCGGTGAGCGCGGCGTCGAGGTCGGCGATGAGATCATCCGCGTGCTCGAGGCCAACCGACAGCCGGAGCAGCCCGGGCGGCGTCTTGGTGTCGGGCGGTTCCACGAGAATGCGATGCTCGATGAGCGACTCGGTGCCGCCAAGGCTGGTGGCGCGCGTGATCAAACGCACCGCGCCGATGACCCTGGCCGCGGCCTCTCGTCCGCCTGCGACTTCGAAGCTGAGCATGGCGCCCGGAGCGCTCATCTGTCGCGCGGCCAGCGCGTACGCATGGTGTGACGGCAGGCCCGGATAGTGCACGGCGCTCACCGCGGACTGATGCGCCAGCCAGCCAGCAATGCGCCCTGCGTTCTCGGTCATCGCGCGCATGCGCCAGGGGAGCGTGCGGATGCCGCGCAGGGTGAGCCAGCAGTCGAAAGGTGACGGCACGGCGCCCCCGGTGGCCTGCACGGTGCGCACCCGCTCCCAGAACCCGTCGGCCTGCGCGGTCACGAGGGCGCCGCCGAGCACGTCACTGTGCCCGCCGAGGTACTTGGTGGCCGAGTGGAGTGCGATGTGCGCGCCCAGCTCGAGCGGGCGCTGGAGCACCGGCGTAGCCCACGTGTTGTCCACTACCACATGGGCGCCAGCGGCGCGGCCGAGTTCGGCGAGCGCGGTGATGTCCACCACGCGGACGAGCGGATTGGAAGGGGTCTCGACCCAGAGCAGTCTGGTGCGCGAATCCACGCTGCGCCGCACGGCGGCGAGGTCGGTCATATTTACGAGCGTGAGTTCCAGACCCCAACGGGCGAACAGTTCGCGCATGAGCTTGATTGTGCCATAGTACGCGTCGTCGGGGGCCACGACACGGGCGCCGGTCTCCAGCGCCTGACAGAGGGCCATGGCGGCCGCGGATCCCGACGCGAAACAGGCCGCATCGACTCCCCCTTCGAGCGCCGCGAGGCACGTTTCCAGCGCGTGCCGGTTGGGGTTGTCGTTGCGGGTGTAGAGGTAGCCGCTGGGCAGGCCACCGTCGGGGGCGCGCTCGAAGGTCGTGGAGAGCTGGATGGCCGGCGTGACGGCGCCGGTCGCGGGGTCGGGGGCATGGCCCGCGTGGACAGCGGTGGTCTCGATGTGCATTCGTGCGCCTGGGAATGGTAGGACGGTAGGACAGTCGGACGGCGTACCGCGTGACGATAACACGTTGACGGTTCCGATGCAGTTCCCCTCCTACCCGCCTACTCTCCTATCCCGATCAGCATCCCACGCCCCCGCCGCGTAGTCTGTACGTCAGTCCCTACCCCAACCGGAACGCCCCGTGACCCCCCCTCCTATCCTCCGGCGCGTGTGCGCCATGCTCGTCCTGCCCGCCGCGCTCGCGGCCCAGGAGCAGCAGCTTCCGCTCAAGCACAAGCCACAGCCGACCACGGCCGCCATCTCGGCCAGCGATCTCATGACGCGGCTGTACATCTTTTCCGACGACTCCATGCAGGGCCGCGAGACCGGCACCGTCGGGCACCTCAAGTCGACGGCTTACATCGCGGGCCAGGTCAAGGCGCTCGGCCTCAAGCCGGCGGGTGACCACGGCACGTATTTCCAGAATCTGCCTGTGTTCCAGCGGTCCCTCGATCCGGCCTCGACGATCGCGGTGGCAGGCACGCGGCTCAAGGCGTTCACGGACTTCGTGGTCAGTCCCGGACGCGGCGGTGATCCGCGCTCCATCGATGGCGCACAGGTGATCTTCGGTGGCGAACAGGGCGATACGGTGGCGCAACTCACCGCCGATCAGGTGCGCGGCAGGCTGGTCGTGCTCACGGCGCGCCCGGGCGGCCGGGGACGCGGGCGTGGTTTCGGCGGCTTCGGGCGCGGCCGCGGCGGCGCCAATCCGCTGGCCGATGCGGCCGGGATCGCGACGGTCGAGACGGGCGAAGCCTGGGACGCCGCGGTGAAAGCGGCTCGTCCGCGTGCGGGCAACGTGATCTTCAAGAATCCCGACGCCGCGCCGCTGCCGGAACAGGCGGCGACGCTCACGATCGACGAGCACGCGGCCGAGGTGCTGCTCGGCATGCCCGTGGCGCGGGCCACCAAAGGCGCGCTCGGCGCGACGGTCAAGGGCAACCCGAAGTTCGACGAGAAGCCGGCGCCGGCGCGCAACGTGGTGGCGATCTTGCCGGGCAGCGATCCGTCGCTCCGCGGGGAGTACGTGGCGATCGGCGCACATAACGACCACATCGGCATTCGCCAGGGTCCGCCGGTGGATCACGATTCGCTCCATCTGTACAACGCGGCGCGGTACGCCATCACCGGCATGCTCGCTCGCGGCCAGCGGCCAACTGCCGAGCAGCAGCAGGCGTTGGACAACATCCACCTCAACCTCGACAGCGTCCGCAGGCTGCGGCCCATTCGCCGCGATTCCATCGACAACGGCGCCGACGACGACGGATCGGGCTCCGTGACGGTGCTGGAACTCGCCGAGGCGTTCGCCAAGGGCAGGATCAAGCCCAGGCGGTCGATCATCTTCGTCTGGCACGTGGGCGAGGAGAAGGGGCTGTGGGGTTCTGAGTGGTTCACCGATCATCCCACCGTGGCGCGCGATTCGATCGTGGCGCAGCTGAACATCGACATGGACGGTCGCGGCGACGCCAGCGACCTGCCGGTGGGCGGCCCAACGTATCTGCAGCTCGTCGGATCGCACCGGCTGTCCACCGAACTCGGCGATCTCGTCGAGTCGGTGAACAAGACGGAGAAGATGCCGTTCGCGTTCGACTACCGGTACGATGCACCGGGCCAGGCCGACAACATCTACTGCCGCAGCGACCATTACAACTATGCCCGCTACGGCATTCCGATCACGTTCTTCACCACGGGCCTTCACGGCGACTACCACCAGGTGACCGACGAGCCGGAGTACATCGACTACGATCACATGGCGCGCGTGTCGCAGCTGGTGTTCGATGTGGCGGTGAAGGTGGCGGACCTGAACCATCGCGTGGTAGTGGACCAGCCCAAACCGGCCGATCCGCACGCGCGGTGCGTGAACAACGGGGCGCCGCTGGCGACTGGGAACTGAGAACTACGGTAGGAGGGTAGGAGAGTAGGACGGATAACTGCGTAACGCCGTCTACTCTCCTACCCTCCTATTCTCACCCGCCGCGCCGAACCTCAAGTCTTCAATCCGCCCACCAGTGCTTTGAGCTCCACGCTCTCCTGCAGCAACAGGTTACTCGACGAGGTCATCTCCTCGCACGCCGCGCTCTGCTCTTCGGTGGAGGCGTTCACCTCCTCGGCGGCGGCGGCGTGGTTCTCGGCGGTCTTGCCGATCGTGTCGAGCCCGGCGATGGCGCTGGCTACGGCGCCGGCGTTCTGCTCGGCGGCGGCCGACACGCCGCTGGCGGCGACCTTGGTCTTTGCGGCAGCGGTGCCGATCACGAGCAGCGCCTGGTCGATCTCGCGCGACAAGCGCTCGATCTCGCCCACCCGGGAGGCGCCCGTTTCCATGGCGCGGGCGCTCGACGAGACGCGCGTCGTGACCAGGCTCGTCATCTGGACCACGTCCTGCGCCGCTTTCTGTGACTGCTCGGCGAGCTTGCGCACCTCGTCGGCCACCACGGCGAAGCCGCGGCCGGCGTCGCCGGCGCGTGCCGCTTCGATCGCCGCGTTGAGCGCCAGCAGGTTGGTCTGCTCGGCGATCTGACTCACCGAGTGCACGAACCGTGTGATGTCGGCCGCGGCGGCGCTGAGCGCCGCGACCTCGCCGGCGGCCTGTTCCACGCCGTTCTTCACGTCGGCCAGGATGCCCAGGGCGCGTTCGATCTCGGCGCGCTTCTCGGTGGCCGAGCGTTCGATGTCGCTCGCCAGCGTCTGCACCTCATCGGCGCGAGCCTTGACCTGACCCGACGCGTTGCGCACGGTGGTGAGGGTCTCGTCCACGGCGTGGAGCTGGTACACCTGGGTCTCGGCACCGTGCGACACCTCCGACATGGCGTTGGCCATGTGGCTCGCCGACACCGCGATCTCCTCAGAAACCGACGAGAGTTGGTGCGCCGAACTGGACACGCTCTCGGCGGTGCGGGCGGCCGCCGCGACGACGCGCGACAGCGAATCGCCGGTGCGGTTCATGGCGTCGGCGAGAATACGGAATTCGCCTGGCATCTGGGCGGTGTTGCGCGCCGTGAGGTCTCCGCGGCTCAGCCGCTCGGCGTGGCCCACCAGTGCCGAGAGGGGGCGGCTCACCGATCCCACCGTGACCACGACCACCGTGACGCCGATGACCACGGCCAGACCGATGAGCACGAGCAGCAGGTTCGCCCGGCGCTTGGTGTCGGATGCGAGTGAGGCCGCGGCGGTGGCAACCTTCTGTGACTTGAGTTGGGCGAGGCGATTGATGTTGGCGAGCAGGGGGTCGACGACGGCACGGGCGCTTGCGGCCTCCTGATGCGCCTCGGCGGTGCGGCCGAGGTCGGCCAGGCGGTGCGCCAGGGTGTACTTGATCTCGAGGTCCGACAATCGCGCATCGATCGTCGCGAGCACGCCGATCTCCGTTGCGGTCTGTCCCGGGCGGTCGTTCATCTGGCGCTGGATGGCGTGCGCCGCCCAGCCCTCGTCGCGGAACACCCGCTCCGACGTCGTGTCGCGGCTCTCCAGATATTGGGCGCCGGCCTCGATCGTCTGCGCGACGTCGGCCGAGAGTTGCGCGGCCAGCCGCGATTCTTCCTGCACGCCGGAGAGCGTGGCGGTCATGTTGTCGGCCAGGGTGGACATCGAGCTGCGGGCCATGGCGCCGGCCATGACGAGCAGTGCGACGAGAATGCCGAAACCACCCCAGAGGCGGCCGCCGATCGTGCCCAGCTCGCCGAGCGACAGCTTCATGGCGAGCCCTCCACCACTCGGAGCGCTCCATTGTGGATCATGGTCATCACCACCGTCTTGCCCACCGGATCGCCGTTGGCCCCGAAGTAGATATTGCCGGTGACGCCCTTGAATGCCGACGCCGCGTTCAGTCCAGCGAGATAATCACGGATTTTGGCGCGGTCGGGGCCCACCCGGGTGAGCGCCTCGTAGAGCAGGTTCGTGGCGTCGTAGGCGAGCGCCGCGTTGCCGTCGGGGGTGAGGCCGAACTTGGCGCGGAACTCGTGCACGAACTTCTGCGCTCCCGGATCGGGGTTCTCGGCGCTGAACGGCGCGCCCACGAACACGCCTTCGGCGCTCGTCGTGTCCACGGACAGCCCGGTCCATCCGTCGCCGCCGAGCAGCGTCACGCCGAACTTCTGGCGGCGCACTTCGTTCACGAAGGCGCGGCCCGACGCGTCGGTGCCGGCCACGAAGACGAGATCCGGATTCTCGCCTTTGATGTACGACACGTACGGCTCGAAGTTCTGGGAATCGGCGGCGATCGGGTCGAAGCTGAGGACGGTCCCCGTGAAGTTCCGGCGGAACGCATCGGCGAGACCGCGCCCGTAGGCGTTGTTCTCGTAGAGCACGGCGGCGCGACGCTCGCCCAGGCGCGTGCCCGCGAACTTGGCCATGTGCAACCCGTTCATCGAGTCGCTCGAGATCACGCGGAACACCCAGGGTGAGATGCCGGTGAGCGCGGGCGACGTGGCCGTGGTGGCCATCGAGACCAGGTGGCCGGCGTCGTAGATCTTGGCCGCGGCGACTTCGGTGCCGGAATTCACGTGGCCGATCACGGCGACGACAGCGGGATCGGTCACGAAATGGTGGGCGATGTTCGTGGCTTCCTCGCCGTCCGCGTGGTCGTTCTGCCAATCGATCTCGACGGGATGCTGGGCGTAGTCAGGGCGTGCCTTGATCTGGTCGTAGGCGAGTTCGATGCCGCGCCGGTTCATCGCACCGTACGCCTCATCCCACGGACCGGCCGCTCCGAACCGCACGACCGCCCCGGAGCCGGAGCCGCCGCAGGCGATCAGCAGCAGACTGAAGAGAGGGAGGAGCCTTTTCACGAGAGGAAGGGGGACGACGGTAGGGAAGGGCGAAGCATGGCGTCGTCGCCATCGGTGCTGGGTATGCTACAGGGTACTTCTGTAGTGGACCCAATGTAACCAACTTCACCGACGGCGGCACGGGCGCCGGGGTCGACAGTTCCGGCAGCGACGGTCACGATGACCGCGCCGTGGCCGGGTGCTACTGGGCGGTCTTGAATACGCCGCGGAGGAACACGAGCGTACGCGTCCAGGCCGCCTCGGCGGCGACCTTGTTGTATGCCGTGGGCCGTGTGTCGTTGAAGAAGGCGTGCCCCGCGTCGTACCAATGGACATTGAACGTCTTGCCGGCGGCGTGCGCCTTGGCGACCATCGCCTCCACCTGCGCGGCGGGGATCGACTGGTCGCTCTTGCCGAAATGCGCGAGCACGGGGCCGGAGAGTTGTGTGACGTCGGGGTCCACCTTGGGATGGATGCCGTAGAAGTCCACGGCGGCGCCGACCAGATCAGGGTGTGCGCAGGCCGCGAACAGCGCCAACTGACCCCCCATGCAGAAGCCCAGGGCCGCGACCTGGCGCGAGGTGACGTCGTCGCGGCTCAACAGGTACTTCGCCGCGCCGCGCATGTCGTTGCCGGCTTCGGCGATGTTGAGCGCCATGAGCAGCTTGCCGGCGTCGTCGGGGCTCTTGGTGACCGTGCCGTGATACAGGTCGGGCGCGAGCGCCACGAACCCCTGGGCGGCGAACCGATCGACGAGGTCCTTGATGTGGTCCACGAGGCCCCACCACTCCTGGATGACGAGCAGCCCCGGCCCCGAGCCGAGCGGCGGCGTGGCGAGGTACCCGGACCCGTCGCGTCCGTTGATCGGGAAGGTGACCATCTTGCCGGCCATAGCGCACTCCTTGTTGCGAGAAACCGTCCGCGCTACCTGCCGCGCACCTGCTGTTGCGTGAGGCAATGCAGCGTGCCGAGACCCCACACCAGATCGACGGCGTGGATGCCGACCACGCGATGAGCGGGAAAGATCTCGGCGAGAATGTTGAGCGCGACGCGATCGTTGGGGTCATTGAAGGTGGGGACGATCACGACGTCATTGGCAATGTAGAAGTTGGCGTAGCTCGCCGGCAGCCGCACGCCGTCCATCATCACCGGGCGCGGGTACGGCATCTTGATGACGGTGAAGTCGCCCTTCCTGCCGCCCGCCGCCTCGAGCCGCTTCAAGTTGTCCACGGAGCGGAGGTGGTTATCGTCGGATGGGTCTTCCTCGTAGGCGAGCAGGACCACGTCGTGGGCGGCGAACCGCGCCACGTCGTCCACGTGCCCATGGGTGTCGTCCCCCACGCACCCCTCACCCAGCCAGATCGTCTTGCGAATGCCCAGCCACTCGGCGAATGCCCGTTCGTACGCGGCGCGCGTCATTCCCGGATTGCGCGCCTGCACGTCGGAGAGCAGGCACTCCTCGGTCACGAGCAGCGTCCCGCGGCCGTCGGTATCGATAGCGCCGCCCTCGAGCACCATCGGTGCGCCGTCGGGGCGCGTGGCCGCCGTGCGGGGCACGCCCGAGAGGCGCGCGATGGCCGCTCCCACTTTGCGGTCGCGGGAGAAGTTGTCGTATTTCGCCCAGGCGTTGAACGCCCAGTTCATCCACTCGGCGCTGCCGTCCGGCCGGACGACCGACGTGGGAGCGGAGTCGCGCAGCCACACGCGGTCGGTGGGCACCAGGTGCAGCCGGACGTTGGCGGTGACCCCGTGTGCCGCCAGAAAGGCCCGCGCCCGTGCGCGCACGTTTTCGTTGTGGCACAGGATCTCCACTGGCTCGCACGCCGCCAGTACGCGCGCGATCTCGGCGTACACCCAGTGCACCGCCTCGAGCTTGCCGGGCCAGTCGGGCTCGTGATGCGGCCACGCGATCCACGTTGCGACGTGCGGCTCCCACTCGGCGGGGAACCGGCGCTGCGAGGTGGGCGTGGTGCGTTTACGAACCGAGGTAGCGCTGGAGGATCGGGGCGTAGGCATCGATGCGGCGGTCGCGGAGAAACGGCCAGTTGCGGCGCGTTTCCTCGATCAGTGTGGGATCGCACGTCGCAATCAACACCGCAGGGTCCGTACCGGCGTCGGCGACGAGGCGACCGAAGGGGTCGCTGATGAATGAATGCCCGAAGAACTCGAGACCCGCGGTGCCAGGCTCCGCTTCGAAGCCCACGCGGTTGGGCGACGCGACGTACACGCCATTGGCGATGGCGTGCGCGCGCTGCGCGGTGCGCCACGCATCTACCTGCGTCGCGCCGAACTCGGCCTTCTCGGCCGGATGCCAGCCGATCGCGGTGGGATAGAACAGCACGTCCGCCCCGAGCAGCGCGGTGATGCGGGCCGCCTCGGGGTACCACTGGTCCCAGCAGATGAGCACGCCGACGTTGGCGTAGCGCGTCTTCCAGACCTTGAAGCCCGTGGCCTGCGCCGCCACGCGCGCATCGAGCGTCGCATCGGGTGTGCCATCACCGGGTGTGAAGTAGTACTTCTCCAGATAGAGCGGGTCGTCGGGAATGTGCATCTTGCGATACACCCCGAGCAGCGATCCGTCGGCGTCGATAACGGCCGCCGAGTTGCGGTACACCCCGGGCGCCTGCTTCTCGAACAGTGGCACCACGATAACGACCGCCAGCTCCCGGGCCAGGCGCTGCATCGCGTCGGTGGTCGGGCCCGGAATCGGCTCGGCGATGTTGAATCGCTCGGCGTGCTCGACCTTGCAGAAGTAGGGCGCGTTGAAGAGTTCCTTGAGGCAGATGATCTGCGCTCCGCGCGCAGCCGCATCGCGGACGCGCGCCGTGGCCGCGGTCAACGCCGCCTTGGGATCAGCGACTGCTGCGTCCTGGATGATGCCCACGGTGAAAGGCTGCCTACTCATGCGGGAAAGTTGCAGTCGCCGGACACCGGCAGGAAGGGTGTGGGGCAAGATCGCCGGGTGGCCGGCCGGCAGCGGCCGGGCCCCGACTATGTTGAGGAACGTCCATCAATCGACTCGTCCCCCGCCATGGCTCTCTCCGCCACGATCTACAATTTCGAGATTCAGCTCGCCGACGTGGACCGCGGCGTGTACGAGTCGCTCGCCTTCAAGGTTGCCCAGCATCCGTCGGAGACGTCCGAATATCTGCTCACGCGTGTCATTGCGTACTGCCTGGAGTATCAGGAAGGCATTGCCTTTTCCAAAGGGCTGGCGGAGCCCGACGAGCCAGCGGTCGTGGTACGTGACCTCACCGGCGCGTTGCGGGCGTGGATCGAGATCGGAACGCCCGATGCGGCGCGCCTCCATCGGGCGAGCAAAGCCGCGCCGCGGGTGGCCGTGTACACACACCGGGACCCGCGGGCGCTCGTGCGGCAACTGAGCGGCCAACGCATCCACCGGCGCGAGGCGATCGACGTGCACGGCGTGGACTTCGAGCTACTCGCCGCACTGGCTGAGCGCCTCGAACGCCGGATGAAGTTCGACCTGTCAGCCACCGGCGGCGAACTGTACCTCACGCTGGGCGACCGCACGCTCACCGGCCCGGTGTCGCGGCACTCGCTGGCCGAAGGGTGACCGTGCCCGGGGCGGCTGGCTAGCCGGCGCTCCCCGGCGGGACCAGCACCCGCAGCACTCCCGGCCGGCTCTCCACGCGAACGTGGGTAGACGTGGCGCGGCGAAGTTCGCCGTCGGCCTCGTAGAGCGGCGGCGCCGCGAACCGCAGCGAGAAGGTGGCCGCGCGCCTCGCCGATACGCGCGGATGACTCAGATGTGTGCCCCTGGCGGCGCGGGCGAGCA
The window above is part of the Gemmatimonadaceae bacterium genome. Proteins encoded here:
- a CDS encoding C40 family peptidase, producing MRIHLAPSTRSTRALRAASLALAAALLWVPAVRAQDPEPVAASRTSIAVPGSKLSHLLDAAATTDGPKPFARFTASADAMRDSIVALARAQIGTPYVRGGASPERGFDCSGLVKYVLGLLDISAPRTARLQARIGEAVPRDTSELRPGDLLTFGRSKQGASHVAIYVGDGRYVHASVTAGRVIETTFDRRNEALVRVWRGVRRIFEPVADSVKKGEG
- the queE gene encoding 7-carboxy-7-deazaguanine synthase, encoding MYTVREIFYTLQGEGFHAGRPAVFCRFSGCNLWSGREADRTAAICKFCDTEFVGVGPDGGRFETPDALASAVAARWPRTAAARGRPYVVCTGGEPLLQLDAPLVDALHARGFEVAVETNGTLLAPPGIDWVCVSPKADAPLVLTHGDELKLVYPQAGGEPDRYAALDFAHFSLQPMDGPHLEGNTRAALAYSLAHPQWRLSLQTHKALGIR
- the queC gene encoding 7-cyano-7-deazaguanine synthase QueC — its product is MSEPAKAVLLLSGGLDSTTVLAVARSKGYSVYALSFRYGQRHVHELDAARRVAAAYAVAEHVIADIDLRVFGGSALTGTEPVPKDREPAEMGAGIPITYVPARNTIFLSFALAWADVLGARRIFIGVNALDYSGYPDCRPEYIEAYERMANLATRSGVEGTAPIRISTPLIDLSKADIIRLGRSLGVDYSLTTSCYDPDALGAACGHCDACLLRLKGFAEAGVKDPARYAGG
- a CDS encoding aminotransferase class I/II-fold pyridoxal phosphate-dependent enzyme, with amino-acid sequence MHIETTAVHAGHAPDPATGAVTPAIQLSTTFERAPDGGLPSGYLYTRNDNPNRHALETCLAALEGGVDAACFASGSAAAMALCQALETGARVVAPDDAYYGTIKLMRELFARWGLELTLVNMTDLAAVRRSVDSRTRLLWVETPSNPLVRVVDITALAELGRAAGAHVVVDNTWATPVLQRPLELGAHIALHSATKYLGGHSDVLGGALVTAQADGFWERVRTVQATGGAVPSPFDCWLTLRGIRTLPWRMRAMTENAGRIAGWLAHQSAVSAVHYPGLPSHHAYALAARQMSAPGAMLSFEVAGGREAAARVIGAVRLITRATSLGGTESLIEHRILVEPPDTKTPPGLLRLSVGLEHADDLIADLDAALTAATR
- a CDS encoding M28 family peptidase, with amino-acid sequence MTPPPILRRVCAMLVLPAALAAQEQQLPLKHKPQPTTAAISASDLMTRLYIFSDDSMQGRETGTVGHLKSTAYIAGQVKALGLKPAGDHGTYFQNLPVFQRSLDPASTIAVAGTRLKAFTDFVVSPGRGGDPRSIDGAQVIFGGEQGDTVAQLTADQVRGRLVVLTARPGGRGRGRGFGGFGRGRGGANPLADAAGIATVETGEAWDAAVKAARPRAGNVIFKNPDAAPLPEQAATLTIDEHAAEVLLGMPVARATKGALGATVKGNPKFDEKPAPARNVVAILPGSDPSLRGEYVAIGAHNDHIGIRQGPPVDHDSLHLYNAARYAITGMLARGQRPTAEQQQALDNIHLNLDSVRRLRPIRRDSIDNGADDDGSGSVTVLELAEAFAKGRIKPRRSIIFVWHVGEEKGLWGSEWFTDHPTVARDSIVAQLNIDMDGRGDASDLPVGGPTYLQLVGSHRLSTELGDLVESVNKTEKMPFAFDYRYDAPGQADNIYCRSDHYNYARYGIPITFFTTGLHGDYHQVTDEPEYIDYDHMARVSQLVFDVAVKVADLNHRVVVDQPKPADPHARCVNNGAPLATGN
- a CDS encoding methyl-accepting chemotaxis protein, producing the protein MKLSLGELGTIGGRLWGGFGILVALLVMAGAMARSSMSTLADNMTATLSGVQEESRLAAQLSADVAQTIEAGAQYLESRDTTSERVFRDEGWAAHAIQRQMNDRPGQTATEIGVLATIDARLSDLEIKYTLAHRLADLGRTAEAHQEAASARAVVDPLLANINRLAQLKSQKVATAAASLASDTKRRANLLLVLIGLAVVIGVTVVVVTVGSVSRPLSALVGHAERLSRGDLTARNTAQMPGEFRILADAMNRTGDSLSRVVAAAARTAESVSSSAHQLSSVSEEIAVSASHMANAMSEVSHGAETQVYQLHAVDETLTTVRNASGQVKARADEVQTLASDIERSATEKRAEIERALGILADVKNGVEQAAGEVAALSAAAADITRFVHSVSQIAEQTNLLALNAAIEAARAGDAGRGFAVVADEVRKLAEQSQKAAQDVVQMTSLVTTRVSSSARAMETGASRVGEIERLSREIDQALLVIGTAAAKTKVAASGVSAAAEQNAGAVASAIAGLDTIGKTAENHAAAAEEVNASTEEQSAACEEMTSSSNLLLQESVELKALVGGLKT
- a CDS encoding ABC transporter substrate-binding protein, which gives rise to MKRLLPLFSLLLIACGGSGSGAVVRFGAAGPWDEAYGAMNRRGIELAYDQIKARPDYAQHPVEIDWQNDHADGEEATNIAHHFVTDPAVVAVIGHVNSGTEVAAAKIYDAGHLVSMATTATSPALTGISPWVFRVISSDSMNGLHMAKFAGTRLGERRAAVLYENNAYGRGLADAFRRNFTGTVLSFDPIAADSQNFEPYVSYIKGENPDLVFVAGTDASGRAFVNEVRRQKFGVTLLGGDGWTGLSVDTTSAEGVFVGAPFSAENPDPGAQKFVHEFRAKFGLTPDGNAALAYDATNLLYEALTRVGPDRAKIRDYLAGLNAASAFKGVTGNIYFGANGDPVGKTVVMTMIHNGALRVVEGSP